ttttaagattttaatatatcttttttttctaaatttagtaCATAgattttcaacttattttttatgtattatttattttaattctaaagcctaataatttttttttgtacaaaCATATTACTTTTAAtctttatatactatttttttattttagatttcaGCCCAATATCTAAaacttacaaaaaaatttaaaatttatagaaaaatagTTAACCTGATTAACAGTTacctttttaaattcaaatcattcaaataaaatataataaatgaagaGTTCAGATTTGACGAATTCACAAAGTGTGCATTTTTAAATTcagaccattcaaataaaatataataaataaatagttcaGATTTAACGAATTCACAAGGTGTGCAGTATTCCATACTTAGCAAGGAGCGTTTAAGGATAAGCCCAATTAATCGTGCAAACCTACTTTGTTTTATCTCAAATTATTTTAACTATACTACTATTTTTTAAACCCACTTGGACACTCTCCTGTCTCCTCAGACACATAAAAAAGCTATCAATCGGAGCAAATATTAATCACAAATACAACTCATTCTCACAATCTCGacttataaaaatatatgaagCCATGAATCTACAAATGAACTACATCCGTATAAGTATACAAAAGAATGGGACATTCATTACAAGATTATACAAAATTGTTTTCATCAGTAAGTGTAAGCAAAACCATTCAGAcccttcaaaataaaaataaaaataaaattgagactCGATTAGCCAAAATGATTAAGAAAAACTACACAAAAAAGATttacttcttttctttgttcCTATACTTTCGTGTCTACTTTTTACCCCATGAATGAACAAAAGAAAGAGGGGAGTGGCGTGCCCTTTATGTTTGGTATTTCAATTTCCAATCGCATTCGTCCGCAAGCAGCAACCAATACAACCCAATCGAAATTAGGGTTAATAACTATCTGCAACAACAATGGATTGAGTTTATACCGACATCGAGCTCCCTCTGCAACTATTTTTATACATGTACATGGTTGCAAAACAGAAATTCCCAATCCAAAGCtgcaaaatatttttctatatagcCCTCAAAATGCAAATTGTGCCAGGATGGATTTCAAACAATGCTGGTGTTCGAACGAGCTACCCTTTGAGATTCTTCCAGGTCCCTAATAAAACTGCAAGTTCAAATAAAACACACGACTATACCTAAGAAATCCAGAACACTAACAAGTTTTGTAGTCAATCAATACAAGAACAAAACTGGAACTAtcaactcaaaattattggcattgGACATCAAATTGAAAACCCACTTGGAATACACTAAACATGAAATGACCACTAGTTGAATCAAAACTATTTTATTCACTTCATTATACCTCCTAGAATTGAGAACAGAAGAGCCACCAAGTATAAACCGAATTCCAGGATTGCTGGCATTTTGTAGAGCAACACATCTTGACTCCTCATAAGTTGTCCCACCAACAATGAAGATGATTACTTCCTGTGGCCTGCATGTCAATTGTCATGTAATCattaaacataaaaactcatacTATTCCACAATTCTATTGTGCGTGTGACTTCTAGAAATTCCAAAGAAAATACAACTGCTAGATTTAACAGCAACAAACCTTCCTTGTTGAAAGTGATTTCCAACAAATGGGTAGTCCACATCTCTCAGCCGTCCTTTGACAATGCTTTCCATGGTTTGGAAAAGAAGGGGTTGGTGCTGGGTATACACATTCTCAACACCCTGCAGCAAATCTCAAAACAGAAGTTGTTTAGAGTTGAACTTAATCTATCAAAGATAGGGTATGGTAATCATAATACTTCTGTGCATACCTTCAACCCACGGGCCATATTACGGGCAATATTCATTAGATCTCGATTTCCAAAAAGATCACCAGTTCTCTTGTCAACACCTGCTTGCTTTAAAAGAAACTGGACGAGCTGTTGTGTCAAAAACAAAATATCGATATCAGCAACTATCGCAGGCATGCATAGCCACATTATTTATTTGTAAAGAGGTACTTTCCATCTATTTGCAGTTCTTCACAATTTAATCTAGTTAACATATATTTCTATTCTCTGGAATCCAAAACCAAGGATATAAAATGACAATATGACCCAAAATTGACTTTACCAAACACACTACTTCTCCAAGGTTTAAAACATGGACAACATCCACTAAAAGATTAAGGACAGGCAATCATGCCTGAGGATAAAAGGATTCAAGAAGAAAGCAACATCATAGATTAATTTACCCCAGATTTATACTTGGCAGATCGGGAAGCCAGTTTGTTGAAAAGCTGCATTAACTGAACAGGGCTATCCTTCTCATATCGCAAAGCATATAGCATGACTAAACGCAGCCGGTCCACATCTGATATGCTATCATCATTTAGTAGATTTGTCACTGCCTGAAGATAGTACATTGAGACAGAAATTGTCACTTTTGTTAGTCTAAACTCCAAAGCCATTGTCAGTACATATGATAACAATTAGAAACATCGAGAAAAAATATTGGGGGAAGATAATAAGACACTAAAAAAATTGCTTTATGTATCTTGTAATCTGCTAGTGTAAGCATGGGTTGTTGGCCAAGGGAAAGGATTTTACACCTATACTTCACCATGTATCCTTGTCCTTACTTCACATCATTGATGGAAATTCAAATATATGTCAAGAAGTCCCCGATTGCAGAACGATGTACCGAGAACAGAATAAATTTTTACCCCATTAACAAATCAACTCTCCATGAAAACAATATGAAGCTTATTAAGGCAATGAACAGAATAATTACAAGATAAAATATCCTTTGAGATGAATGGTAGCACTGAAATGAGCAAACTACTATAGTCGAgttttctaatttatcataaCCATACAAAGAAATATGCATAAATATTCAGagcttaaaataaattaaaaaatattgcacCGCCAGCACCGCTCAAAAAGAATATCCCCCTTTTTTCATCTCCAAAGAGCCTTTTCTTTGAGTGAGAGAGAATACATTAGACCATCACCCAATAACTCTTGAAGTTTGAGCAAAAGCAAAGGAAATTTTGCTAATCATTAATACATACCTCAAACGCAGCCCCTTGTCCTCCATTGCAAGCCAGTTCCTGTTCTGTTTGTGAAACTGTCATAAGTTTTCGCTGTTGTACTATCTTGCTCATTTCTGTTACCAAAGTCACATGCTTTGACACATTCCCATGCATTTTTCTGTACTCAGGATAATTGTCAACAAATTTGGCCATGTCCTCTGACAAGAGTCAAaccataaatcaattaattacatACTATGCTGCCATGTATAAAAATAGGTGTAATAGCAGAAGGAATTTTATTATTCTGAAATGTGAGACAATTATAAGTACAAACCTATCGTTTGGATGTTCTGGTTGCTCTTTGACACTTGCTGAAATTCATCAACCAGCCGCTTGATATTCATACCTATATCTCCAAAATTCTCATACATGTTAGCTTTGAAAAATGAATCTTGTTCCGACGACAACACAACCTCCTGCAACAGCAAATAGCACAATATTTCTTTCAATTTGTATAAAATCTAAACTCAAAGATATTGCTAACGTGATTAAACAGCATAAAAGTCTCTCTAACCTCCTGATcctttgaaaatttatcaatggATTTCAAGTCcaccttgttgtcttggattCCTATCAATTCATGAACCATAGCCTGGAAAGTATAAGGCCACAAACAAGAATTACTTTATGAATAAACAAACTATCAGATAGCTAAGCTGTAAGATTGTCAGTAAGCACTGACTATAGCATTAATCTCATAGATACCTGATAGGTCCATTGATTGAGCAATGGGGTTACAGGATCATCTCTCCTGTCAAGCGCCAACAACAGTGGTGAAACTTCTGTTCGCCTAAAATCGAAAAGACCACTTTCTTCTTGGTACATCAGTTTCTGTTTGAAGCCCATTAATGTAAATTAGTTTTCACTACATATGCATGATAAATTATAACACATAGGGATACACATATTGCCAGATAAAACAACAATAAGATGGCTACATCTGTGCCAAAAGTATGCCTAGAGATATGCATGGTGAGTTCagaaaaatgaaaattataaagatttaaaagataaaagttaacaattaaaaaagaaaaaaataataaaacacatGCAAACGCACcttaaaaacatgcaaaagttaaaatgcataagattgtCTAACATAAACAGgaaaataacaaataatatatattatctacTGAGAAAAAGTGACTACATAATTATGTCAAAAATTCTACTCACATTTGCTTCGTGTGCTATTCTTTTGGCAATGTCAGACGTCCTTTGATATCTAATAACTGGTCTCCGTTTTAATGCCAAAAAGACAGCTGCTACACCATCAACAACCCGATCACAGAAGCGTTGCAGTGTTGAAGGATCCACCACAGCTGGGAGCATATAAATATAACTTGAAGGGATGTGCAAAGTGAAATGATAAGGATCAACTGCAACAAAGTCTGCGTAGAACTCCTGAATGATCGTAACAAAAACTACATCAGAATTAAACTTCGCAATACAAATACCAGCGTTTGAGATCACATATTCACAACAAAAAGggatgggggggggggggggggggttcaaGGGTTCCAGCACAAGAACGTGTGCAGTCATCTATCATCATAAAACAGATAGATAGAAAAGTTCCCATGTTTACAGCGCAAGCAAAAGCAGTTACCTGAACTTGCTGGACAGCTTCATGTTCATCTGAATCAGCAAGTATGTGAATTTGAGTGTCCTTcaatatgttggagaaaactgtAAATTTCAGAATGCATTCACAAAGTGTCTTCGAATCAAtgcgagaaaaaaaaattatcacttCAACTAGGGAAAATATACAAAACGGAATTCCTAAATAGGGATTGCTTTATATATACTACAGCATCTGTAAAGATTTAAAAGACCTACATAGGTGATACTCCCCAAATCTAGGAGCGGCCAGCTGGCGGCGCAAATGCTGGATGTTCTCCGTCGTAGGGCGAAGGAAGTAAACGGCCTTGAGATGCGACATAAGCTCCTTCGACTTGGTTATGGAATCCACCAACTCCACCAAGAATACTTCCTTCTGAAGAAGCTCTGACTGTGAATACACAACGCTCACAATACTCACCTACACCATCAAtttcacatttcacatccatGTTGTAGCTCAACACCATAACCAGCAACACATATTTACGAGTTTACAATCATATGGAAAAATGGACGCCAATATCataattgaaacaatgaatgaagaATTATATCAGAGAAAATGAATTGATTCGTTGAGATCGTGGTGCGTACCGTTTGGCAATCGAGGATTAGGACCTTCATGCCGGAGATGTCCTGCAGCATGCGGTTGACGTAGTCACGTGCAGAGGACGTGAGCAccatttttttttgtagtggcGACTCGAATAATATGGATTGATCTAAGTCTCAGTGGAGAGATTATAATCGAAGATGATTAACACTAAAGGGTTGCGAATCTGGTAGAGgggttgcagaatttcagatccACCACCACTAAGGACCGAAGACGACGAGTATTAAGCCTTCGGTTCTAATTTCTAAACGCACCGTTTCAGGCGTAGTTAATTGCCGAGTAATGCTGTTGATCCCAAATTTTCATTGCATTGGCAGCACCACAGCATTGCAACTAGTAACAACAACTCTTATGGTTAACTCAATAAATCTACAATtatgattattaatatttttatttataaaataaattactaaaaataataatagaagataTACATTAAGAATAAAATCCTAgagatattttataaataaaataataataaaattttgtcactgtaataataataataataataataataataataataataataataataataataataataatttattttaaaagtaaaaaatgattttaaaaaataactacaatgttttttaaaattgtaaaattttaatataatttatatcttattaaatattctaatttatttttttaatttttttataatatattttaatttatcaaattaataattaatctattacaaatttaaattttatttaaaaatttattattgatcgatgaatttttatatgcaaaaaattaaaatcaaacccTGACATTTAAGCGAGCTAaatatttcaatttattttatagttaCTAAAAGCAACCTTaccaaataatttttttcttaatgatATTTTCAGACAATTAACAGTTGTTTTTGTCATTAACacagttatttttgaaaaggcaATACAACAATTTCTGGTATGGGCTTCAGCCCGTCACGGTTACCCAATGCAAAAAATGGAGGCCCAAAACAAGTGACCAAAAAGAATGTAAAGACTACAGACGACGTCGTTTGAATGAGTGTAAGTATTAAGTAACCTCACATTATCAACTCGAAGTAGCTAGCGGCAACAGCAATCGAGCTTTTGCATTTGAAGCTTCACAGCACGAACTCGCTGAACTGAAGTGCAGCTTCTGAAAAACCCTCAATAATGGATTTGATTAAAGCTTCGAATTTGACACCTTCACCGTTACCATTCTTCACTACAACGACCAAATTCTCTTCCCACTTTTGCACATTTCTATGTAATATTCCCAGAAAGCCCCTTACTTTGCGCGCCAAGAAGAGAACCTCAGATTCTGAGCCGCTTCTAGAACCTTCTCTCCTCCAAGAAGTATCCTTCGACGACGAAGAAGAAGATGACGAACTTCTTGACGAATTTGAATTTGGTATATACATGCACCTTCTTTCGTTCTCTCTCTCTATATTATTGCTGGTGTTTTCTGacgaaagtttttattttttaattgcgTTGCACAGAAGCTGAactggatgatgatgatgacgacgatgatgttattgttgatgatggtgatgatgttGATGTCGGTGCTGGTGAggatgaagaagaggaggagtatGAAGATGGCGATGCCTTAGTCTATGTAAGTTCTTTCGGAATTTCCATTTTGTATTGTTTTATTGATAGgaaaaataagataataattcaattttatgtttatttttatctttGGGATGATTAtggtttttattttcaattttgaagGTTGGTGATGGCGGAGCAGGTGGTGGAATCTCCCTTGCTGGGACATGGTGGGATAAGAAGGCACTAGCCATTGCTAAAGAAGTTACTGCCTCTTTTGATGGTGACCTGCAAATTTATGCCTTTAAGACTTTGGTCAATTCCACCATTCTAGTGCGCATTGAAAGGCTTACCAACAAGTTAGTAACATAACACATTACTCCAAAGTTGGCTAACTTGCTATCTAtctatattgttttattttacaGTAGACAAGAGGCAAAATGCTGAGGGGAATTTTGTAGTTTAAGCTGTCTCGAATTTAGTTGGCTAAGTTTCCTAGTTTGTAGAATGTATAATTCTTGATTCACATTTGGCTGAACTTCCTAAAATAGTAAAATGGATGGTTGGTTTTATTATTTAGTGGCTTTTATATGAATCttagttttatttcgtgttattgtTGTTTAGGGAAGTTCTGAACCTATGTTTAATTGCATGATTAGATTAGATATACTAGGCTGGATAATCcctaaagaaaaaatgagacgGTAACTTTGTTTTTGAAACAATGCATATAGCTATATTAGTGATATAACTATGCATTGCCAGAAATTTCAGTGATCAATGGATACATGGCCGTTGGTGAAATTTATGAGTTATATATAACGCTTTCCCCTTTAGTGTGTCATTCATGTTTATTGATCTTTTAAGTGTTTTTCTGCCGTCATTTATATTTATTCTGAGGGTTATTTCCTTTGTTTATATCAAGTATACTGAAATAAGTGTGTTAGACTTGGCCACTAGAAGTGGGTTAGTGATGAGGGGTTTGGATAGTTGGTGTGAAAATGAAATCATAGGTTTAAAACTTAACTGCCATTGATGTACCAAAAGATAATGTGTAGATTAAATCTCATTTAGGCTGGATAGATGTGGGGTCACTAATGTAATTTCATCTGTAAAGTGCGTCACAAAGAGAAAGGAATGTTGAATGCAAtttattagttttaatattaCTATCCCCAGCAAAAAATGGAAAGACTTGAACCTCTATAATTTAAGGGGAGTAGAGAATGTGAATCAACACATAATATTGGCTTGTTGTACCTTCCCTTCTAATAGAATTTAATCACCCATAAAGGACTTTTCACCTCATTGTTAAAATCAGCTAATGCTATTTGCACACTGCTGATTGCTCAATCAACGAATTTTTTTGCCCCCTTTTTTTTGGAGATTGGGCTTATCATTGAACTTACACTTATATTTCaagattttgataatatttttcctCCCCGATGCAATGTGTGCTTGAATTACCATTTCCTTTTCATCTTGTGCTGAACTTTGCTATTATAGTGCTATATTCTTAAACTGTTGAGGTCTGATTTCCATCTACGTTAGGTCTGGCTCCCCAACAATGGAAGATATTGAAGCCTTTTCTACAACCTACAGAACAAAATTGGATGAAGCAGAGATTGCCAAATTTGTTCCTGAAAATTTGAGTTTGGAGGTACCATTTCAACTAACTTACTTGCAGTTTGTTCTATGTTGAATATATATAATGCGAGACTATCACAATCACAACTTGAAGCCCTATGTTATCATATTAGTTCCACTAGTGGCTTAATCAAAGTTTCTTGTTCGTTGGTTCTATGATTATTATCTTAACAAATCTGAGTTTGTGTTACTTTAGGTGTCTTCTCCAGGTGTTGAAAGAATAGTTCGGATTCCAACTGACCTGGATCGATTCAAGGACCGGCCTATGTATGTGAATTACTCCATTGTTAATGATTCTGATAATTCATCTACAGAAGGTGATGGGGTCTTCAGGCTTGAATCCTTTGACATGGAAACTAAGTGTTGCACGTGGGGTATAGCTGATGTGAGAGTCAACAGAGGGAAAGGAAGACCACTGAATAAGAAGCAAAGAGAATGGCGTTTAAGCACTCCCTTTGATTCATTACGTTTAGTACGGTTGCACTctgatatttaaattaattttccctccccccccccccccccaaaaaaaaagtgTTAATGGCATCTCCATCTTCATGTGCAAGTCTGTGTAGATAATTAGGGGAACAGTTCACACATAGATccatatttgttaaatttttaaatttttgaaacttgACAAGTTTGAGGTCTTTGTAGATTCACTGGATTGTAATTTCCCTTTTGTGGATGGTAAATTACAAAACTGGTGAAGAGATATAGACTGTATTACGGAATCAATAAGCAAACTGAAAGCAGGGGGATATATATTATTCCATTCCTTAATTTATGACTCCATCCATTGGTCAATGCACTGCGTTCTAATCCTTATTCTATGCTTGGCAGAATCAATTTTCTCCATGATttattcctctctctctctatacCTTAGGTTTCAAATTTCTGTTTATTATGATAGATCACTTTAGTTTTGACCCATATAACTCTTTTTTGGATTTTGAtccgttttaatttttttcttttttaatttacattGTTAAAGTTTTGGTCggcataaatattttaaaaatgtgtTTAACCACTATAAACATTTCTTAAaatataagtttggtgtttgtaatttcttttgtttcttaTAATATAACCTTTTCAGTGGTGAGAaggaaaaaaataactaaaaatcaaagcaacagaaaaatAGGGTAAATTTAagaatttttgtttatatattggATTATAAGTGGTGGATTTTTTAAAGATGATCTAAATTACGTGTTATACAGTTGTGGGTTTTTATAAAACATCATTGACATTTTGTTTTTTGttggttggtctagtggttagctcactactCCGTTTAAGCAAGTATCGGGAgttagtccgcttaagcaagtgtcgggagttTGAATTCCGTCTGCTGCATGCAGCAACCTATTGGTCAGTggcaaacccttaaatagagctcagtaccgcgacggattagccATTAACCTTTCAGACTAAAGGATACCgtaaataaccaaaaaaaaattttttttacaaaacgtCAATACCATCATAACAttgtaaaatactaaaataatcaaatattctcGTGTTTTATATTGAAATTATTCATATGTAAAAACTTTAgcctaaatttaaattatatgtaaGCTTATATTATTGCTATACATATTCAAATTGAATTGTAAATAGCTGTGAGTTGTCACttccattttttataatttttcccctcttctaatatttttctttttgctgtcaAGTGATGTTTAAACAACTGAATTGGCATACCTAATATTTATTAAATCATGTTTGCGTATCTTTCTTCCTATTACATGTTCGTGAACTACTAAATTAATCACATGAAGCTATAGATATCCATTTGACATTCTATAGATCCAAAGtgtcatcaattttaaatttatataaaaacaatAAATGGTGTTTCAATGTCAATAACCACTA
This region of Arachis hypogaea cultivar Tifrunner chromosome 8, arahy.Tifrunner.gnm2.J5K5, whole genome shotgun sequence genomic DNA includes:
- the LOC112705972 gene encoding vacuolar protein sorting-associated protein 45 homolog isoform X2, which translates into the protein MVLTSSARDYVNRMLQDISGMKVLILDCQTVSIVSVVYSQSELLQKEVFLVELVDSITKSKELMSHLKAVYFLRPTTENIQHLRRQLAAPRFGEYHLFFSNILKDTQIHILADSDEHEAVQQVQEFYADFVAVDPYHFTLHIPSSYIYMLPAVVDPSTLQRFCDRVVDGVAAVFLALKRRPVIRYQRTSDIAKRIAHEANKLMYQEESGLFDFRRTEVSPLLLALDRRDDPVTPLLNQWTYQAMVHELIGIQDNKVDLKSIDKFSKDQEEVVLSSEQDSFFKANMYENFGDIGMNIKRLVDEFQQVSKSNQNIQTIEDMAKFVDNYPEYRKMHGNVSKHVTLVTEMSKIVQQRKLMTVSQTEQELACNGGQGAAFEAVTNLLNDDSISDVDRLRLVMLYALRYEKDSPVQLMQLFNKLASRSAKYKSGLVQFLLKQAGVDKRTGDLFGNRDLMNIARNMARGLKGVENVYTQHQPLLFQTMESIVKGRLRDVDYPFVGNHFQQGRPQEVIIFIVGGTTYEESRCVALQNASNPGIRFILGGSSVLNSRR
- the LOC112705973 gene encoding uncharacterized protein, producing the protein MDLIKASNLTPSPLPFFTTTTKFSSHFCTFLCNIPRKPLTLRAKKRTSDSEPLLEPSLLQEVSFDDEEEDDELLDEFEFEAELDDDDDDDDVIVDDGDDVDVGAGEDEEEEEYEDGDALVYVGDGGAGGGISLAGTWWDKKALAIAKEVTASFDGDLQIYAFKTLVNSTILVRIERLTNKSGSPTMEDIEAFSTTYRTKLDEAEIAKFVPENLSLEVSSPGVERIVRIPTDLDRFKDRPMYVNYSIVNDSDNSSTEGDGVFRLESFDMETKCCTWGIADVRVNRGKGRPLNKKQREWRLSTPFDSLRLVRLHSDI
- the LOC112705972 gene encoding vacuolar protein sorting-associated protein 45 homolog isoform X1 encodes the protein MVLTSSARDYVNRMLQDISGMKVLILDCQTVSIVSVVYSQSELLQKEVFLVELVDSITKSKELMSHLKAVYFLRPTTENIQHLRRQLAAPRFGEYHLFFSNILKDTQIHILADSDEHEAVQQVQEFYADFVAVDPYHFTLHIPSSYIYMLPAVVDPSTLQRFCDRVVDGVAAVFLALKRRPVIRYQRTSDIAKRIAHEANKLMYQEESGLFDFRRTEVSPLLLALDRRDDPVTPLLNQWTYQAMVHELIGIQDNKVDLKSIDKFSKDQEEVVLSSEQDSFFKANMYENFGDIGMNIKRLVDEFQQVSKSNQNIQTIEDMAKFVDNYPEYRKMHGNVSKHVTLVTEMSKIVQQRKLMTVSQTEQELACNGGQGAAFEAVTNLLNDDSISDVDRLRLVMLYALRYEKDSPVQLMQLFNKLASRSAKYKSGLVQFLLKQAGVDKRTGDLFGNRDLMNIARNMARGLKGVENVYTQHQPLLFQTMESIVKGRLRDVDYPFVGNHFQQGRPQEVIIFIVGGTTYEESRCVALQNASNPGIRFILGGSSVLNSRSFIRDLEESQRVARSNTSIV